The following are from one region of the Bacteroidota bacterium genome:
- a CDS encoding UDP-N-acetylmuramate--L-alanine ligase, with protein sequence MNLNNIQHFYFLGIGGIGMSALARFFKAMGKDVSGYDKTPTALTNELIAEGIKVHFEENVSLVKTMLTTNNWTTDNSLIVYTPAVPKSHSEYLLFNDLGLNIKKRAEVLGQLTEQAQTIAVAGTHGKTTTSSLIAHILRTAGIDCSAFLGGITKNYNTNLLLSKNFKLTTNNQQPTTIVVEADEYDRSFLTLHPYIAVITSLDADHLDIYGDKKKMEATYSEFAKQLKPGGKLIINRNIENELTYVGVYITYSATKAADFYATNVMIENGNYIYDIITPEGKMEKVTLGLPGMHNVENSIAATAVAHQMGITDEAIRKALKTFEGAKRRFDYQVKNDKVVYIDDYAHHPEELRACISSVKQMYPGKKVTGIFQPHLYTRTRDFADGFAESLDLLDECILLDIYPARELPIEGVTSTMLLNKMKSKNKILVSKAELVNELSKRKLEVLLTLGAGDIDMFVEPIKSQLLNQYK encoded by the coding sequence ATGAACTTAAACAACATACAGCATTTTTATTTCCTTGGCATAGGGGGTATTGGTATGAGCGCGCTTGCGCGCTTTTTTAAAGCGATGGGGAAGGATGTAAGCGGGTATGATAAAACGCCGACCGCATTAACAAATGAATTAATTGCCGAAGGAATAAAAGTTCATTTTGAAGAAAATGTAAGTCTTGTTAAAACAATGCTGACAACCAACAACTGGACAACCGACAACTCTCTTATTGTGTATACACCTGCTGTTCCGAAAAGCCACAGCGAGTATCTTTTATTTAATGATTTAGGGTTAAACATTAAAAAGCGTGCTGAAGTATTGGGTCAATTAACAGAACAAGCTCAAACGATCGCTGTGGCCGGAACGCATGGTAAAACAACAACTTCATCGCTTATTGCACACATTCTCCGCACCGCTGGCATTGATTGCTCTGCGTTCCTTGGCGGCATCACAAAAAACTATAACACCAACCTTCTTTTAAGTAAAAACTTTAAACTAACAACTAACAACCAACAACCAACAACTATTGTCGTCGAAGCCGATGAATACGATCGTTCATTCCTCACTCTTCATCCTTATATAGCCGTAATCACCTCTCTCGATGCCGACCATCTGGATATTTATGGAGATAAAAAGAAGATGGAAGCGACATACTCGGAATTCGCGAAGCAGCTGAAGCCAGGCGGAAAACTGATTATCAACAGGAATATAGAAAATGAATTGACGTACGTAGGAGTTTACATTACTTATTCAGCGACAAAAGCTGCCGACTTTTACGCGACAAATGTGATGATCGAAAATGGAAATTATATATATGATATAATAACTCCGGAAGGTAAAATGGAGAAAGTCACACTTGGTTTGCCGGGTATGCATAATGTTGAGAATTCAATTGCCGCAACAGCTGTAGCCCATCAAATGGGTATAACTGATGAAGCTATCCGCAAAGCGCTAAAGACTTTTGAAGGGGCTAAGCGCAGATTCGATTACCAGGTAAAGAATGATAAGGTTGTGTATATTGATGATTACGCTCATCACCCGGAAGAACTCCGTGCATGTATATCATCTGTAAAGCAAATGTATCCCGGAAAAAAAGTAACAGGCATCTTTCAGCCTCATCTGTATACCCGCACACGTGATTTTGCCGATGGGTTTGCCGAAAGCCTCGATCTGCTGGATGAGTGCATATTGCTGGATATTTATCCCGCACGTGAGCTGCCTATTGAAGGAGTAACATCAACGATGTTATTGAACAAAATGAAAAGTAAAAATAAAATACTTGTGTCAAAAGCAGAACTTGTGAACGAATTGAGTAAACGCAAATTAGAAGTGTTGTTGACATTAGGTGCCGGTGATATTGATATGTTTGTAGAACCAATTAAAAGCCAATTATTAAACCAATATAAATAA
- a CDS encoding FtsW/RodA/SpoVE family cell cycle protein produces MVVLLLSIVSILVVYSSIVALAYRYKAGDTEYYLFKHSTIIGFGLLLMYLTHKVKYTYFSRLSQIALYVSVPLLLFTLLKGVSAGEASRWLKIPGTSLTFQTSDFAKLALIAYVARVLAIKQGQIKDFRSAFIPIVIPVLVICGLILPANFSTAAVLFVTCLVLMFIGRVNLRYILSLIGIGVVCLSIFIAIVFAFPNINNRVATWKTRIESFSSGNSEANYQAEQAKIAIATGGTLGKGPGGSTQRNFLPQASSDFIYAILIEEYGLISGFIIVFLYIILFFRAVRIAGKSDKTFASLLAIGLCFSLVFQGMINMAVAVNLFPVTGQPLPLVSMGGTSIWFTSIAIGIVLSVSTEVEKEKKIEEA; encoded by the coding sequence ATGGTGGTGTTACTGCTGTCAATCGTATCTATATTGGTTGTATACAGCTCTATTGTGGCATTGGCCTATCGATACAAAGCAGGAGATACGGAGTATTATTTGTTTAAGCATTCAACAATTATAGGGTTTGGTTTATTGTTGATGTACTTAACACATAAGGTAAAATACACGTACTTCTCCAGGTTGTCGCAAATTGCCTTGTATGTATCAGTTCCCTTACTGCTGTTCACATTGCTTAAAGGGGTGAGCGCGGGAGAAGCGAGCCGATGGTTAAAGATCCCCGGAACAAGTTTAACCTTCCAGACATCTGATTTTGCCAAGCTCGCGCTTATTGCGTATGTGGCAAGGGTACTGGCAATTAAACAGGGACAAATAAAGGATTTCAGATCAGCCTTCATTCCGATTGTTATACCGGTGTTGGTTATTTGCGGCCTGATATTACCCGCGAATTTTTCAACCGCGGCAGTGCTGTTTGTTACCTGTCTGGTTTTAATGTTCATAGGACGGGTTAATTTGAGATATATTTTGTCATTGATAGGGATCGGGGTAGTTTGCCTGTCAATATTTATTGCAATAGTTTTCGCGTTCCCGAATATCAATAACCGTGTGGCGACCTGGAAAACACGTATTGAAAGTTTTTCGAGCGGAAATAGTGAAGCAAACTACCAGGCTGAACAAGCCAAGATCGCGATCGCAACAGGTGGTACATTGGGTAAAGGTCCTGGAGGAAGTACACAGCGGAATTTTTTGCCGCAGGCCTCATCCGATTTTATTTATGCAATTCTCATAGAAGAATATGGCTTGATATCCGGATTTATAATTGTGTTTTTATATATTATTTTATTTTTTCGCGCCGTACGTATAGCGGGTAAAAGTGATAAGACTTTTGCCAGCTTGCTGGCCATAGGTCTGTGTTTTAGCCTGGTGTTCCAGGGAATGATCAATATGGCTGTAGCTGTTAATTTGTTTCCGGTTACCGGTCAGCCCTTGCCATTGGTGAGTATGGGAGGTACATCCATATGGTTTACAAGTATCGCTATCGGAATAGTATTAAGTGTAAGCACTGAGGTAGAAAAGGAGAAAAAAATTGAAGAAGCTTAA
- the murD gene encoding UDP-N-acetylmuramoyl-L-alanine--D-glutamate ligase: MEKVKNINQTKSNQTLSPSGRVGEGPRIVILGAGESGTGAAVLAKQKGFDVFLSDKGKIKDKYKTVLSKHGITWEEEKHSEELIMNAAEVIKSPGVPDKAELIIKLKKKGTPIISEIEFAGRYTNAKMICITGSNGKTTTTMLTYHILKKAGLNVGLAGNVGKSFALQVAENSFDYYVLELSSFQLDNMYKFKADIAVLLNITPDHLDRYNYELQNYADSKFRVVQNQTATDAFIYCMDDEVTAKEMSKKVIKAKKYPFSIKQKVEEGAYLDGTQLIININQTNQTSMSIQELALQGKHNIYNSMAAGIVARLTDVRKESIRESLSDFQNVEHRLEFVAKVNGIDFINDSKATNVNSTWYALESMQQPVVLILGGIDKGNDYTMLMDMVKEKVKAIVCLGADNKKIRNAFKGVVENIVEAGSAKEAVTASYKLASKGETVLLSPACASFDLFENYEDRGHQFKAAVRSL, translated from the coding sequence ATGGAAAAAGTTAAGAATATAAATCAAACTAAGTCGAATCAAACGCTCTCCCCTTCGGGGAGAGTCGGAGAGGGGCCTCGTATTGTCATACTCGGGGCAGGTGAAAGCGGTACAGGAGCGGCTGTATTGGCGAAGCAGAAAGGCTTCGATGTATTCCTGTCTGATAAGGGGAAAATAAAGGACAAGTATAAAACAGTTCTTTCAAAACATGGAATTACCTGGGAGGAAGAGAAGCATTCGGAAGAATTGATAATGAATGCAGCTGAAGTGATAAAGAGTCCGGGTGTACCTGATAAAGCGGAGTTGATCATAAAACTGAAGAAGAAAGGAACTCCGATCATTTCCGAGATCGAATTTGCAGGCAGGTACACTAACGCGAAAATGATATGTATTACAGGCAGTAACGGGAAAACAACAACTACAATGCTTACTTATCATATTCTTAAAAAGGCGGGTTTAAATGTAGGCCTGGCTGGCAATGTAGGAAAGAGTTTCGCGCTGCAGGTTGCTGAAAACAGTTTCGATTACTATGTACTTGAGCTCAGCAGCTTTCAGCTGGATAACATGTACAAATTTAAGGCTGATATAGCCGTGCTGCTAAACATTACACCCGATCACCTCGATAGATACAATTACGAATTGCAGAATTATGCGGATTCAAAATTTCGTGTGGTGCAAAATCAAACTGCGACAGATGCTTTTATCTATTGTATGGATGATGAAGTAACAGCGAAGGAGATGAGTAAAAAAGTGATCAAAGCAAAAAAGTACCCCTTCTCGATCAAACAAAAAGTGGAAGAAGGAGCGTACCTCGATGGAACACAATTAATAATAAATATAAACCAAACAAACCAAACCTCTATGTCGATTCAGGAACTAGCATTACAAGGGAAGCACAACATTTACAACTCTATGGCAGCAGGAATTGTTGCCAGATTAACGGATGTAAGAAAGGAGAGCATCCGCGAAAGTTTATCCGACTTTCAAAATGTGGAACACCGGCTCGAATTCGTTGCCAAGGTTAATGGCATCGACTTTATCAATGATTCAAAGGCCACCAATGTTAACTCAACCTGGTACGCGCTCGAAAGTATGCAGCAGCCTGTTGTACTTATTTTAGGCGGCATTGATAAAGGCAACGACTATACAATGCTTATGGATATGGTGAAAGAGAAAGTGAAAGCCATTGTTTGCCTTGGAGCCGACAATAAAAAAATCAGGAACGCTTTTAAAGGAGTGGTGGAGAACATTGTTGAAGCCGGTTCTGCAAAAGAGGCAGTGACGGCGTCATACAAATTGGCTTCGAAAGGCGAAACAGTTTTATTATCGCCTGCCTGCGCCAGTTTCGATCTGTTTGAGAATTATGAGGATCGCGGTCATCAGTTCAAAGCGGCAGTTCGTTCATTGTAA
- the murG gene encoding undecaprenyldiphospho-muramoylpentapeptide beta-N-acetylglucosaminyltransferase yields the protein MKKLKVIISGGGTGGHIFPAIAIANALKSVHKEIEFLFVGAEGKMEMEKVPAAGYKIEGLCISGFQRRLTWSNLMFPFKVIASLSKAKKILKAFQPDVAIGTGGYASGPMLQVAANSGIPTIIQEQNSYPGITNKILGSKVSKVCVAYEGMEKYFPKEKIVVTGNPVRNDITDLGGKRPEALQFFGLDPNKKIILVIGGSLGARTINESVEKYLAEIASNNIQLIWQTGKAYFPKAQEAVKKYKADGILVFDFISKMDLAYAAADLVVSRAGAISLSELAVAGKACILVPSPNVAEDHQTKNAMTLVKNDAALMVNDNEAVEKLGKEIITLISNGAMRAQLERNIRKLALPDAAERIAGEILDLVRNK from the coding sequence TTGAAGAAGCTTAAAGTAATAATCAGCGGAGGAGGAACAGGCGGGCATATATTTCCGGCAATTGCCATTGCAAATGCCCTGAAATCTGTCCATAAAGAAATCGAATTTTTATTTGTGGGAGCGGAGGGAAAAATGGAGATGGAGAAAGTTCCTGCCGCGGGATATAAGATAGAAGGTCTTTGTATAAGCGGTTTTCAAAGAAGATTAACCTGGTCGAATTTAATGTTCCCGTTTAAAGTGATCGCGAGTTTGAGTAAAGCAAAAAAAATATTGAAAGCCTTTCAGCCTGATGTCGCTATCGGTACCGGTGGTTATGCCAGCGGTCCTATGCTGCAGGTAGCTGCGAACAGCGGCATACCGACAATTATTCAGGAACAAAATTCGTATCCCGGTATCACCAATAAAATACTTGGCAGTAAAGTGAGTAAAGTGTGTGTGGCCTATGAGGGAATGGAAAAATATTTTCCAAAAGAAAAAATTGTTGTTACCGGAAATCCGGTTCGTAATGATATAACCGACCTGGGTGGCAAACGCCCCGAAGCGTTACAGTTTTTTGGATTGGATCCGAATAAAAAAATAATTCTGGTGATCGGCGGAAGTCTTGGTGCCCGTACCATTAATGAAAGTGTTGAAAAGTATTTGGCAGAAATTGCCTCAAATAACATTCAGCTGATCTGGCAAACAGGCAAAGCCTATTTTCCTAAAGCTCAGGAGGCTGTTAAAAAGTATAAGGCCGATGGGATATTGGTATTTGATTTCATTTCGAAAATGGATCTGGCTTATGCGGCTGCCGATTTAGTTGTATCAAGGGCCGGGGCTATATCACTTTCTGAATTAGCTGTGGCAGGGAAAGCGTGTATACTGGTTCCTTCTCCGAATGTAGCGGAAGATCACCAGACTAAGAACGCGATGACATTGGTTAAGAATGACGCGGCATTGATGGTGAATGATAATGAAGCGGTGGAAAAACTGGGAAAAGAGATCATTACTTTGATTAGCAATGGGGCAATGCGGGCACAATTGGAAAGAAATATAAGGAAGCTGGCATTGCCTGACGCCGCGGAACGAATTGCGGGTGAAATATTGGATCTTGTACGGAATAAATGA